TGTGTGTCGAGAACGTGCTgaacatagatgcactgtatgaatgtgtggccAAACTGTACTGTAAGGATCTTTACTTTGTTagctttgtctctttgtctctgcaggagaTCGCTTCTTACCTGATTACATTTGACAGACATGACGAGTGGCTCTCCTGCAGCCTGAAAACCAGGTATGAACCAGAGCGTCACTGGccccgttcacacctggtattagcATGTGGCCCAACATGCATCTCGTGATCTGCTTCCCGTCCACTTAGTCcaatcagtgttgttgttttggttgtttacAGGAAGTAATAACAGCTTCTCTGGTCTTTGTTTCAGGCCGAAGAACGGCAGCATCATCCTGTACAACAGGAAGAAGGTGAAGTACAGGAAGGATGGATACTGCTGGAAGAAAAGGAAGGATGGGAAGACGACAAGAGAGGACCACATGAAGCTCAAGGTCCAGGGCATGGAGGTGTGCAGCCCACTGCGCCTCCTGCAGGACACTCATATCACTATTGATGACTGACAGCACTGAAattattattgattgattgaattataATCCaattcattttagttttagtcaGAAACGTATTGGTTTCATCTAAGAATGAAtctgaatattaaaatgaaaggaACAGCTGCAGTGAAGATATTAAAACATGTGGCTCATTGATCAGATTCAGAGCCAATATATTGATCAGAAATGTGTAAGACTGGTGACTTTGacggtttgtttttattctgatcGCCTGTCGACTTCTCATCAAGCACAAAGCTCCAGTTCAAGAAAACGAGAGGAAACTTCATTAAACTAAAACATGCTCCTGTTCTAACGTTCACAAAACAGTGCAGTTCAAGGGGTTTACCTGAAGGGGGAGTCGTAGCTTTAATAATACAGTTATGGAAGTTTGAGAAGTAATGAGCTGCTCAGATATATTATTAGTGTCAATGATGCTAACTGATGCTAACAGCTGTCTGTTGTCTCAGTGCCTGTATGGCTGCTACGTCCATTCCTCCATCGTACCGACATTCCACAGACGATGCTACTGGCTGCTGCAGGTACACACAGTGATACACAGATATAACACACACTGCATTTGAGCTAATGTCcttataactgtgtgtgtgtgtgtgtgtgtcagaaccCAGACATTGTGCTGGTGCACTACCTGAATGTGCCTTCCCTGGAGGATTCTGGGAAATGCAGTCCGCTGCTGTGTGCAGTGGCCGACCGCCACGACAGCGTGAGGTGGAGCCGAGATGATCTGCTGAACCAGCTGAAGCCCATGTGTAAGAGCACACGCTTAACACCTGtgattgcagtgtgtgtgattgtcgtgtgtgtgttgactggcggttgtttgtctcagttCACAGTATGAAGTGTTCTCTGGGCTCAGGTGATTTCAGCATCGAGGAGTTGGTTCAACACATCCTGGACCGACAGAGAACCAAACCCCAGCCtcgcacacacacctgtctgtgtAACACGGCCCAAGGTAACGCACACACTGCCATGACATCACCGTGACATCACCATGGACTCCGACTAACCTgcagctgtatgtgtgtgcagtgtcTCCAGGTGTGAACATTCCTCACCGCTGTAACAGCACCAAGCACCGCATCATCTCCCCCAAAttgcccccctcctcctgcagaccctccccctcccccctctgctgtgaggggggggaggcagccgggggaggagggggaggagaagccaagctgcctcacctccaGGCTCAGAGCAGCCCAGCCTCTTCTCCCTGCCCCGCCTCCACGTAAGTCTGCATACCAActaccacttcctgtttctgtttgtaaCCATCAGAGTAAAACTAACCCCCCTCCGTCCAAACTGACCCACCTGaacacacaggtcacatgacctttcacatacactggtcatgtggtgtaaacaggaagtagatcctctcctctgcagttggttgcttagtaacagaaactcctctgaaggaggagcagtgaagagtcagagcagggaagacgaggtggaactgttactgacaggaagtgacgctttgtgtgtgactgatgagaaccaatcaggaagagagggttagggttattttgATAGAGGCGGGAAAACtgcgtaaccatagcaacagtgatgaatTAACGTAGTGTCTCACGTTCATATAAACACGTATGTCTTCTTTCTGATTCGCAGCTCGGCCTCGTCGCCCCCTCAGCCCCACAGAGCCACCATCACCATGAGCAACCACAGCAACAGCTTCTACGGCGACCGGAGCAGCAACCTGACGACGGTGGCGCTGCCCCAGAATGCTGTcattgtcatggcaacagccATCgctggaggaagaggggggCATGGAGGGGACGGGGTCAGAGGGGACGAGGCGGGACAGAGGAGGAGTCTGTCACTCACCCGTTCGGGGCAGTTGCTGCtctcccccaccctccccccttCTGAAGGCACGCCCACctgcccctcccctccttcctcctgcttaccagctccctcctccctcccccctcccaccGTACAGGCGCCAGGTGTCGCCaccctctccctcaccctcctcccgTCTCCTGTTATCGGAAGCATGCTCCTCaccccctcgtcctcctctacctcactccgctcccctccccctcctgccGCCGccactcctccttctcccccctcctccccttcacCACCTCCACTTCCCCCATCCCTTCCCCCCGCCTTTGACCCCGACTCCTTCCTAAACTCCCCCAAACAGGGTCAGACATATGGTggccctcctcacccctcctccactccctcccCTGTCCTctgcgcctcctcctcccctctctcccctccctcactcgcgctctccctctcccccacctcaacccctccctcctccgtctcccctccctcctcgctctcctctctctccttctcctcctctgatgcGGACAAGCGAGACTCTGcactccccctcccctccttctcctcttcatcttcctctccaccttcgtcctccctccccccctccctctccctgtctcccacctcctctgtggccccgcccctcctccccctctgcctgGAGCTTGATGCTCTGGGGCAgtctgagggagggaggggggaggaggaggtggggggcgATGAAGAGGGGGTGAAGGACAGTAGGgacgatgacgacgatgatgaaAGCAGAGCTCCTCCCACCAAACTGGCgctgctgcaggtgagtcaGTCGATCGGTCAACAAAAATTGATCAGCAgatatttagtttgaaatcaATGAGGTTATTAAagattagttttgtttttatttcactttctgtgtCCTTCAGCCGAGCCACGCCTCCTCCGGTTCGTTGCTACAGCAACAGACAGGAAGTAGCGCTGCGTCACTGCTCCTGGTTTGTCAAGACTCGGCAGCCCCTCGTACCCAGCCAGCCAATCAGGCGCAAAGACAAGCTAATGGACAGCATTCATTGGTTCTGAGACAGCCCTACAGTCACCAGTCTGCAGCTGAAGCCCCGCCCCCGGCGCAGATATCCCATCAGCCCCTGGTGCTGCAGCAGTCGTCATTGTTTGCTAAAACTAAGGCGGTGTCTTCTCCGGCTGCTGTCGCCATGGTTCCAGCTCACCTGGCAACTTCTCAGATtcaggtgaaggaggagagcaggCGGGGCTACAACTCGGAGGACGCCTGCATGGACACTcccctggaggaggaggcggggcccTGCGAACAGGCAGGGGAGGAGCTTGACATCTCCTTCGACAGCCAGTTTCCTGACCTGATCTCTGACCTCATCACAGAGGAGGCCAATCCCGTCACAGCTCACCCCCCCACCGCCGTCACACCAAACCCAGCTGTGTTTGCGGCAGGGGTACGATACATGGTGCCCCCCCAGCCCTCTCCCTCCTCGTCCTTCCTCCCCTTCCCTCACCCGCtaccctccccctcctccacccgcCTGGCCTCGATCACCGACTTCTCCCCAGAGTGGTCCTACCCCGAGGTAATCAATCACCAATAATCACTGACAGCCGGTAAATAACAGATCAATGATGAAATGATTGATCAGCTAAATATTCATCAGATTAACCAATGAAAACAATCAATAGATCATGTTTAAATATTATTGATCATAAAAGTGACGTTTTGTCTGATCAACAAagcagtgaaagtgtgtgtgtgtgtgtgtgtgtgtgtgtgtttgtgtgtgtgtttgcagggggGTGTGAAGGTGTTGATAACGGGTCCGTGGAGCGAACTGTTGGGTCGATACTCGTGTGTTTTCGATCAGAGCACCGTCCCTGCATCACTGATCCAGCCTGGAGTACTGCGCTGCTACTGCCccggtacacacacacgtacacacaaacgtacacacacacacacactgggttcCTGATGAATATCTTGTCTCTGATGAACGTTGTGTTGTCGTGAACGAGCCAACACTCTACAACGATTAGCGCAGCTGctgaagtgtttgtttgattcgctctagaatttatgagacacgtatttaaacacattgaaaaaaacacacacgcactcacacataaacactcacacacatacacagacagacacacaaaatccTAGGTGAAACGCTGTAATACTAACCTAATACAAAGCTAAAAGCTCATCTAAATCATTACCATCCAGTTTACTGAGCTGGAAACATTTACCTGGTGTCAAAGggttaaaatgtattcaagagcaatttttgttTAACAGAGCCAGAGAATCCATTTTATGttgtctctgttgtgtgtctctgattAAAGTCTCTGATGGAGGTTGTGTCTCTGATGGACGTTGTGTCTCTGATgaatgttgtgtgtctctgatggacattgtgtgtctctgatgaacgttgtgtgtctctgatggGCGTGTCTCTGATGGGcgttgtgtgtctctgatggCCGTGTCTCTGATGgacattgtgtgtctctgatgggcgttgtgtgtctctgatgaacgttgtgtgtctctgatgggcgttgtgtgtctctgatggCCGTGTCTCTGATGgacattgtgtgtctctgatgggcgttgtgtgtctctgatggCCGTGTCTCTGATGGGcgttgtgtgtctctgatggGCATTGTGTCTCTGATGGGCGTGTCTCTGATGGGCGTGTCTCTGATGGACATTGTGTGTCTCTAATGGGCGTTGTGTCTCTGATGGGCGTGTCTCTGATGGACGTATGTCTCTGATGGGCGTGTCTCTGATGgacattgtgtgtctctgatggGCGTGTCTCTGATGGACGTATGTCTCTGATGGGCGTGTCTCTGATGgacattgtgtgtctctgatggccgttgtgtgtctctgatggATGTTGTCTGTCCCCTCTCAGCCCACGAGGCTGGTTTGGTTTGTCTGCAGGTTCTGGAGTCTGGAGGTTCCGTTTCTTCGTCTGTTCTGTTCGAGTACCGAGCGAGGAACGCCAGCTCCCTGCCCAGCTCGCAGCTCGACTGGCTCTCATTGGACGGTCAGAAACAATCCCTCCTCCACACCCCCACACCTCGTTTTTACTGTCGTCACGTCACATGTTGATATGACCGgttgtgacatcacttcctgtggaTGTTGTCGTCATCTCATTTCATCCACAATCCACCTGAAAGGTGTTTCATTGAGAATCTTTAAGTTTTACAATCTgcgtaaaaaaaactacagctAATTTTACCATTTTCGCACATTTAATTTAACGATAGTCGTCCAACTTCTTCTGAAAATaaggggaaaatgaaaaattacgTTTGAGTTGTAACGGCCTGTAGGGGGCAGTAGAGCAGCATTTAATTCTGGAACAATCTTTCAGTTACTGAtctgagccaatcagagatcAACAGgtcaaacactttaaaatgcatcatcatAGTGTCACAGCGATGTCATTAGTTCCtgttacaaaaaaaagacaggcACCAGGTGTATTATGGGACACGTATGGACTAATTGTCAGGAGGTCTcactctgtttattttctctacAGATAATCAGTTCAGGATGTCCATCCTGGAGCGTCTGGAGCAGATGGAGCGTAGGATGGCAGAGATGGCCGCCCGTGATaacaaccagcagcagcagcaacaacaacaacaacaacagcacagcAACCAGCTGGCAACGCCCCCTCCACCAACCCTACCTGAGGAGCAGGAACAGGTGAGGTCGCTGAGACGAGGCATGAAGAGTGAAGCCACACACGGAGTGAACACTGGTTCTCCTGTAATGACGACAACATTACGGAGAACCAGTGTGAAGACCACgtgttgtttcattgtgttgttgttgtattcGGTTGTCACTGTGTTGCGCGCTATGTTGTGTTGGTgctttatgttttgtgtgtctgtgtagcaGCTGTGTCTGTCAATAACAGGAGGCGTGTCCATTAGGGCTGCACCgatcaattatttttttaatcgaTTAATCTAacgattattttttattactcgcttaatatattaatgaattgattaaaaatataaaaaacttgTCATATATTTATCTTCTTTTAAATACAACTAATCTGGATCAGCTGATTTATCACATGTTAGACCAGATCGTCATGGATACACGTGTGCTAGTTCACCTAAGTTAGTCCAgagacatcactgtgacatcactgtgacatcactgtgacatcactgtctgtgtctcagtcctCTCAGTGGTTTGAGAGGAGGATTGTGGGAGTTTGTGAACGAATGATGAGGGTCGGACGATGGGGAcgatggggaggaggaggaggaggaggaggaggaggagaaggagaaggagagaggctTCATCACTCAGTCCGTCACCGTGGGATGACACTGCTCCACCTGGCTGCTGCACAGGGATACACACACCTGATCCACACTCTGATCCGCtggaggtacacacacacacacacacacacacacacacacacacacacacacacacacacacacacacacacacactctgtggttGACTGCAGCTGTTGTGTTTCGTCGTAGGAGCGTGAACAGTGACAGTTTAGACTTGGAACAGGAAGTTGATCCTCTCAACGTCGACCACTTCTCCTGCAGCCCGCTGGTAAAACGAACACACAACCGTAACACATCTGTTGCTATAACAAGTGAATGTCAGCGTCTGTGGTTCAGGTTCAACACCTGCTCTCTTCTCTTGTTAAACGTGTTTGTGCGTTCCAGATGTGGGCGTGTGCTCTGGGCCACCAGAGGGCAGCGGAGCTCCTCTACAGCTGGAACAGTCTGGCTCTGGGGATCCCTGATTCGCTGGGACGTCTGCCACTTGCTGTCGCTCGCTCCCGAGGACATACCCGACTCGCCACGGcgctggaggagctgcacacacagcGCACACTCTCTCACAACACGCCCAGGGACACACACATGTCTGAAGCAGACACACCGGCCACGCCACAGccactgtctcctctgtccaCGAGCCCagacacaggtaacacacacacgtcatgttACAGGATTCTggtgctctgattggctgtgacagtcttccctctctctcctcttagGTCTGAGCTCGTCCAGCAGCCTCCCCTCTCCCAGtgacccctcctccacctccccgaGCTCTGCCTACTCGAGTGGCCCCGCCCCCATGGACacctccccatcctccccttcttcttctttctccccctcctcctcgctgcctgtctcccctccctctgccccctcccccctgctgtcctcacttcctcctgtGTCCATGTGGGGGGAAGAGCCCAACGCTGGATTCCATGAAACCATGTCTGAGCCGATTGATGCCACAGGTCTGAACCCCGGAGGTTCCAGAGACTCTTCTCTTTACCTTATGGACTATGAGAGCGCCTCCCCCGGCCACAcgcacatttacacacatgcacacgcccACACGGCAGGCGGGCGGCGAGTGCACACTGCGGCGAGGCTGGAGGAGCACCTGTTGAGCTACAGCGAGAATGCCGAGAACGAAGGCGAGGAGGAAGAgtacctggaggaggaggtgctgcaggTAACCCCCTCACAACTACACGTAACGAGCACGCGTAACAAGTACACTTAACAAACACGCAAGGTTAGTCCCAGAGGTTAGTCCCAGAGGTTAGTCTTCAGGTTAGTCCCAGAGGTTAGTCCCAGAGGTTAGTCTTCAGGTAAGTCCCAGAGGTTAGTCCCAGAGGTTAGTCTTCAGTTTAGTCCTAGAGGTTAGTCTTCAGTTTAGTCCCAGAGGTTAGTCCCAGAGGTTAGTCCCAGAGGTTAGTCTTCAGGTAAGTCCCATAGGTTAGTCCCAGAGGTTAGTCTTCAGTTTAGTCCCAGAGGTTAGTCCCAGAGGTTAGTCCCAGAGGTTAGTCCCAGAGGTTAGTCTTCAGGTAAGTCCCATAGGTTAGTCCCAGAGGTTAGTCCTAGAGGTTAGTCCTAGAGGTTAGTCTTCAGTTTAGTCCCAGAGGTTAGTCTTCAGTTTAGTCACAGAGGTTAGTCCCAGAGGTTAGTCCCAGAGGTTAGTCCCAGAGGTTAGTCTTCAGTTTAGTCACAGAGGTTAGTCCCAGAGGTTAGTCCCAGAGGTTAGTCCTAGAGGTTAGTCTTCAGTTTAGTCCCAGAGGTTAGTCTTCAGGTAAGTCCCAGAGGTTAGTCCCAGAGGTTAGTCTTCAGTTTAGTCCCAGAGGTTAGTCCCAGAGGTTAGTCCTTGTCTCAACCCATATTTCGTGGTGCTGTACTGACTTTGAGGTTTATTGTTGTATTGAGTTGTGCTTTGTGGTTGAAAAGATCTGATGTCATACACTGATGTCTTTTGCTATGGTTACCCTCCCGACACAACAGGTTGACATGGCAACACTGGCAGAACAAATCATTGAGGCGACGCCTGAGCGAATCAAGCTAGAGGACTTCCCCAGAGGGGCGGAGTCACCGCTCAGAGAGAGACGGGACAACCCCGCCATACAGGACACCTGGTTGGCTACTTACCTGGACacagttgacacacacacacactcccctcccAGGTAAGCCCCGCCCTAAAGGATGTTCTACATCAGGACTGTTGTCCAATGAAAAAAGTGCTTCAtccatttaaatgtgtgtgtgtgtgtgtgtgtgcaggcgggtGTGCCCCCCCTCACCTCTAAGTGCACTGGCCCTCCAGAGGCTccgccccccctcctctgcagcaTGGGCGGAGTTCCTGAACGCCTCAGCCAAtgggaagatggagagagacttTGCCCTGCTGACGCTGACGGACGGGGAGCAGAGGGAGCTGTACGAGGCCGCCAGGATCATCCAGAACGCCTTCAGGAGATACAAGGTCCACACACGTCAACAATACACACTGCTACACGTCATATTCACTGAGCTGCTCAGTCCTTTCCTTAAAGGTGCAGTCTGTAGGATTcagtgccatctagtggtgaagtgtcatgttgcagctgaacacccctcaaaacatgaaggagaacctgtggtagttTCAGTTATCAGAAaaagtttagtttgtccagtctgagctcctgtaaaaaacatggctgcctccgtagagaggacctgttcctgtatttaaatataaagtatgttaatatagagtatttaaatataaacggtGCAGTCTagggcaaagaaaacaacaatttgtacaatttagatgaaacacactagtgaaaacatcactatgattattttatattggaTTTCTGCTAAAAGATCCTTTCATCTGGACCGTTAATGTCTGTAAAATAACATGTTCATAAACATAGTCCCACAGCGTCGGTTTGAAGCTTTAAATATGAAGCTCTGGATGGTCTGAGTGATGTGACACTGCCATCTGGAGGCCGAACACAGCTGGTTCATGTTTCCTTCCTGCTCCTGTGTTCAGGGTCGGAGGTTAAAAGAACAGCAGGACATGGCTGCAGCCGTCATCCAGAGATGCTACAGGAAGTacaaacaggtgtgtgt
The genomic region above belongs to Hippoglossus hippoglossus isolate fHipHip1 chromosome 18, fHipHip1.pri, whole genome shotgun sequence and contains:
- the camta2 gene encoding calmodulin-binding transcription activator 1 isoform X5, which gives rise to MSGERLQAPGCHNETRPRVSISGAGGAELQQPVDRLREADATVRGELAAVRCVRIIPHGLVTMSNKDMVSTETENKVQRKVFLPNKLLECLPRSSTLPNERLRWNTNEEIASYLITFDRHDEWLSCSLKTRPKNGSIILYNRKKVKYRKDGYCWKKRKDGKTTREDHMKLKVQGMECLYGCYVHSSIVPTFHRRCYWLLQNPDIVLVHYLNVPSLEDSGKCSPLLCAVADRHDSVRWSRDDLLNQLKPMFHSMKCSLGSGDFSIEELVQHILDRQRTKPQPRTHTCLCNTAQVSPGVNIPHRCNSTKHRIISPKLPPSSCRPSPSPLCCEGGEAAGGGGGGEAKLPHLQAQSSPASSPCPASTSASSPPQPHRATITMSNHSNSFYGDRSSNLTTVALPQNAVIVMATAIAGGRGGHGGDGVRGDEAGQRRSLSLTRSGQLLLSPTLPPSEGTPTCPSPPSSCLPAPSSLPPPTVQAPGVATLSLTLLPSPVIGSMLLTPSSSSTSLRSPPPPAAATPPSPPSSPSPPPLPPSLPPAFDPDSFLNSPKQGQTYGGPPHPSSTPSPVLCASSSPLSPPSLALSLSPTSTPPSSVSPPSSLSSLSFSSSDADKRDSALPLPSFSSSSSSPPSSSLPPSLSLSPTSSVAPPLLPLCLELDALGQSEGGRGEEEVGGDEEGVKDSRDDDDDDESRAPPTKLALLQPSHASSGSLLQQQTGSSAASLLLVCQDSAAPRTQPANQAQRQANGQHSLVLRQPYSHQSAAEAPPPAQISHQPLVLQQSSLFAKTKAVSSPAAVAMVPAHLATSQIQVKEESRRGYNSEDACMDTPLEEEAGPCEQAGEELDISFDSQFPDLISDLITEEANPVTAHPPTAVTPNPAVFAAGVRYMVPPQPSPSSSFLPFPHPLPSPSSTRLASITDFSPEWSYPEGGVKVLITGPWSELLGRYSCVFDQSTVPASLIQPGVLRCYCPAHEAGLVCLQVLESGGSVSSSVLFEYRARNASSLPSSQLDWLSLDDNQFRMSILERLEQMERRMAEMAARDNNQQQQQQQQQQQHSNQLATPPPPTLPEEQEQSSQWFERRIVGVCERMMRVGRWGRWGGGGGGGGGGEGEGERLHHSVRHRGMTLLHLAAAQGYTHLIHTLIRWRSVNSDSLDLEQEVDPLNVDHFSCSPLMWACALGHQRAAELLYSWNSLALGIPDSLGRLPLAVARSRGHTRLATALEELHTQRTLSHNTPRDTHMSEADTPATPQPLSPLSTSPDTGLSSSSSLPSPSDPSSTSPSSAYSSGPAPMDTSPSSPSSSFSPSSSLPVSPPSAPSPLLSSLPPVSMWGEEPNAGFHETMSEPIDATGLNPGGSRDSSLYLMDYESASPGHTHIYTHAHAHTAGGRRVHTAARLEEHLLSYSENAENEGEEEEYLEEEVLQVDMATLAEQIIEATPERIKLEDFPRGAESPLRERRDNPAIQDTWLATYLDTVDTHTHSPPRRVCPPSPLSALALQRLRPPSSAAWAEFLNASANGKMERDFALLTLTDGEQRELYEAARIIQNAFRRYKGRRLKEQQDMAAAVIQRCYRKYKQLTWIALKVKVCVCVCVCVCVCIFV
- the camta2 gene encoding calmodulin-binding transcription activator 2 isoform X3, with protein sequence MSGERLQAPGCHNETRPRVSISGAGGAELQQPVDRLREADATVRGELAAVRCVRIIPHGLVTMSNKDMVSTETENKVQRKVFLPNKLLECLPRSSTLPNERLRWNTNEEIASYLITFDRHDEWLSCSLKTRPKNGSIILYNRKKVKYRKDGYCWKKRKDGKTTREDHMKLKVQGMECLYGCYVHSSIVPTFHRRCYWLLQNPDIVLVHYLNVPSLEDSGKCSPLLCAVADRHDSVRWSRDDLLNQLKPMCDFSIEELVQHILDRQRTKPQPRTHTCLCNTAQVSPGVNIPHRCNSTKHRIISPKLPPSSCRPSPSPLCCEGGEAAGGGGGGEAKLPHLQAQSSPASSPCPASTSASSPPQPHRATITMSNHSNSFYGDRSSNLTTVALPQNAVIVMATAIAGGRGGHGGDGVRGDEAGQRRSLSLTRSGQLLLSPTLPPSEGTPTCPSPPSSCLPAPSSLPPPTVQAPGVATLSLTLLPSPVIGSMLLTPSSSSTSLRSPPPPAAATPPSPPSSPSPPPLPPSLPPAFDPDSFLNSPKQGQTYGGPPHPSSTPSPVLCASSSPLSPPSLALSLSPTSTPPSSVSPPSSLSSLSFSSSDADKRDSALPLPSFSSSSSSPPSSSLPPSLSLSPTSSVAPPLLPLCLELDALGQSEGGRGEEEVGGDEEGVKDSRDDDDDDESRAPPTKLALLQPSHASSGSLLQQQTGSSAASLLLVCQDSAAPRTQPANQAQRQANGQHSLVLRQPYSHQSAAEAPPPAQISHQPLVLQQSSLFAKTKAVSSPAAVAMVPAHLATSQIQVKEESRRGYNSEDACMDTPLEEEAGPCEQAGEELDISFDSQFPDLISDLITEEANPVTAHPPTAVTPNPAVFAAGVRYMVPPQPSPSSSFLPFPHPLPSPSSTRLASITDFSPEWSYPEGGVKVLITGPWSELLGRYSCVFDQSTVPASLIQPGVLRCYCPAHEAGLVCLQVLESGGSVSSSVLFEYRARNASSLPSSQLDWLSLDDNQFRMSILERLEQMERRMAEMAARDNNQQQQQQQQQQQHSNQLATPPPPTLPEEQEQSSQWFERRIVGVCERMMRVGRWGRWGGGGGGGGGGEGEGERLHHSVRHRGMTLLHLAAAQGYTHLIHTLIRWRSVNSDSLDLEQEVDPLNVDHFSCSPLMWACALGHQRAAELLYSWNSLALGIPDSLGRLPLAVARSRGHTRLATALEELHTQRTLSHNTPRDTHMSEADTPATPQPLSPLSTSPDTGLSSSSSLPSPSDPSSTSPSSAYSSGPAPMDTSPSSPSSSFSPSSSLPVSPPSAPSPLLSSLPPVSMWGEEPNAGFHETMSEPIDATGLNPGGSRDSSLYLMDYESASPGHTHIYTHAHAHTAGGRRVHTAARLEEHLLSYSENAENEGEEEEYLEEEVLQVDMATLAEQIIEATPERIKLEDFPRGAESPLRERRDNPAIQDTWLATYLDTVDTHTHSPPRRVCPPSPLSALALQRLRPPSSAAWAEFLNASANGKMERDFALLTLTDGEQRELYEAARIIQNAFRRYKGRRLKEQQDMAAAVIQRCYRKYKQLTWIALKYALYKKMTQAAILIQSKFRSYYEQKRFQQSRRAAVLIQQYYRSYKEYERLKQAPRGAAGHNPKIKGSFLTKKQDQAARKIMRFLRRCRHRIKELKQTRELERRGLTT
- the camta2 gene encoding calmodulin-binding transcription activator 1 isoform X6, giving the protein MSGERLQAPGCHNETRPRVSISGAGGAELQQPVDRLREADATVRGELAAVRCVRIIPHGLVTMSNKDMVSTETENKVQRKVFLPNKLLECLPRSSTLPNERLRWNTNEEIASYLITFDRHDEWLSCSLKTRPKNGSIILYNRKKVKYRKDGYCWKKRKDGKTTREDHMKLKVQGMECLYGCYVHSSIVPTFHRRCYWLLQNPDIVLVHYLNVPSLEDSGKCSPLLCAVADRHDSVRWSRDDLLNQLKPMFHSMKCSLGSGDFSIEELVQHILDRQRTKPQPRTHTCLCNTAQVSPGVNIPHRCNSTKHRIISPKLPPSSCRPSPSPLCCEGGEAAGGGGGGEAKLPHLQAQSSPASSPCPASTSASSPPQPHRATITMSNHSNSFYGDRSSNLTTVALPQNAVIVMATAIAGGRGGHGGDGVRGDEAGQRRSLSLTRSGQLLLSPTLPPSEGTPTCPSPPSSCLPAPSSLPPPTVQAPGVATLSLTLLPSPVIGSMLLTPSSSSTSLRSPPPPAAATPPSPPSSPSPPPLPPSLPPAFDPDSFLNSPKQGQTYGGPPHPSSTPSPVLCASSSPLSPPSLALSLSPTSTPPSSVSPPSSLSSLSFSSSDADKRDSALPLPSFSSSSSSPPSSSLPPSLSLSPTSSVAPPLLPLCLELDALGQSEGGRGEEEVGGDEEGVKDSRDDDDDDESRAPPTKLALLQPSHASSGSLLQQQTGSSAASLLLVCQDSAAPRTQPANQAQRQANGQHSLVLRQPYSHQSAAEAPPPAQISHQPLVLQQSSLFAKTKAVSSPAAVAMVPAHLATSQIQVKEESRRGYNSEDACMDTPLEEEAGPCEQAGEELDISFDSQFPDLISDLITEEANPVTAHPPTAVTPNPAVFAAGVRYMVPPQPSPSSSFLPFPHPLPSPSSTRLASITDFSPEWSYPEGGVKVLITGPWSELLGRYSCVFDQSTVPASLIQPGVLRCYCPAHEAGLVCLQVLESGGSVSSSVLFEYRARNASSLPSSQLDWLSLDDNQFRMSILERLEQMERRMAEMAARDNNQQQQQQQQQQQHSNQLATPPPPTLPEEQEQSSQWFERRIVGVCERMMRVGRWGRWGGGGGGGGGGEGEGERLHHSVRHRGMTLLHLAAAQGYTHLIHTLIRWRSVNSDSLDLEQEVDPLNVDHFSCSPLMWACALGHQRAAELLYSWNSLALGIPDSLGRLPLAVARSRGHTRLATALEELHTQRTLSHNTPRDTHMSEADTPATPQPLSPLSTSPDTGLSSSSSLPSPSDPSSTSPSSAYSSGPAPMDTSPSSPSSSFSPSSSLPVSPPSAPSPLLSSLPPVSMWGEEPNAGFHETMSEPIDATGLNPGGSRDSSLYLMDYESASPGHTHIYTHAHAHTAGGRRVHTAARLEEHLLSYSENAENEGEEEEYLEEEVLQVDMATLAEQIIEATPERIKLEDFPRGAESPLRERRDNPAIQDTWLATYLDTVDTHTHSPPRRVCPPSPLSALALQRLRPPSSAAWAEFLNASANGKMERDFALLTLTDGEQRELYEAARIIQNAFRRYKGRRLKEQQDMAAAVIQRCYRKYKQVCVCVCVCVCVCIFV